Within Cydia fagiglandana chromosome 10, ilCydFagi1.1, whole genome shotgun sequence, the genomic segment ATTTCCCCCCACCcctcatgccagatccagttATATCCTAAATAGGAATAGTTTGTTTATTTGTTAGATATAAGAACTAGGCTGAGCAAAGTACGAAAATCATTTTTGGGGCTCTGTACACGTTGCTACAATAAGATACTCGACCATATTGTGAATATGTCAGGAAACAAGTTCAAAGCTGTAATTAAAGATACTTTAATAGAGTAGTAGCCGATTTAACTCACAAAAACGTATGGTTGGATACCTTATCTACAATCAGAAGTGgcatttaagtttaattttaatatacttgtttattatataaataattttattcattcTCTACAATTTTTGACTTTCAAAAAAAGTTCTGTAAGAATCTATTTTGAATATAAATAGTATGATTATGCATGATGACTGTATTAAATAAACGTCGATACACCTGCGGAAACTTCAGTCTTCACTAGTCCCGAGTCttgtggcaagatatctcggtactcgtgaagtaatgacttACTTTCTGCACTAGCATCGGAAGTTACTGTTTCTAACGGTCGAGGCATAGTGCGTAGTATCTCGTTTACGGTCACTACCGCTGCTCCACGTTGATAAATGACCACGGCACCCTCAGGGAAGAATCGGCTCGAGAAAGTCACCTCGCCCTCTCCGCAGAACAGCTCAATAGAGCTCGCGTCCACAAAGATTCTCCATTTCAGCTGCCCGCGCCCTGCAGGTCTCCAATCCGTGCGACGAATACTGTCGGAGCCTCCGCGGTCCAGCGTCACCTTGCCGTTCGCTGCATCGTAAGATATCGTCACTTTGACATTTTCCGATTCAATGCACAGTTGAAAGTTTCGATAACCATCGGCAAGAACATTGACTTCTCCGGCTTTGTCACTCAGAACATAATATCCATTTATCGTCGAAACTTGTCTTCCCCTGATGCTAGAAACTTCTGCTATGGGTATCTGTACAAGCTTGCCGTTTAATAGTCTGAGCTCTCTAGGTATAGTCATAATACCAGTGAAACCATCATTGGCTTCAGGGTAATTTCGGTCCCACATATCAAACCAACCTACCACGATACGGCGTCCAAAATTATCTAAAGTGGTCTGAGTAGCATAAAAGTCGTGTCCGTGGTCGAGCTCCACAAACTCCGACGTCGGAGTAAACTTAAGAGTGGAATAGTCAAAGTCGCCAATTAGGTAACCCGTTTGGAATAAGTTTTGATATCTGTCCCCCGAAGGCTCAACACCTTGAGGCGAAAACAGAAGCACGTATTTGCCATCTAGTTCAAAGAGGTCGGGGCATTCCCACATGAATCCGAAAGTGCCGTTCGATTGCGCCAGAACAGAAACGTAGTTCCATGAAAACTTATCGTTTGAAGAGTAAAGAACGATGCTGCCAATGTTTTTACTAGTCGGATTATAATAATCATTCAGAGAGCTACCCAATACCATGTAATATGTACCTTGGTGTTCCCAAACTTTAGGGTCTCGTATATCCGGCGTGTCTATATAACCAGTGATGATGGGGTTGTTCGCATATTTAGTAAAGGTGACGCCGTCCGTACTCCAGGCTAGGGCTTGACGGTTCTGGTGATCGGGTGTCTTTCCTGGGTATTTTACATTTCCAGTGTAGAACACGTATATGGTGTTATCTTCGACTAGAGCGCTTCCAGAAAACACGCCGCATGTGTCGTACGGCTTATCAGTGCGCATAGCGATCGGTTGATGTTCCCAATGGAAGAAGTCTTTACTTTTCGCATGTCCCCACTGCGCAACGCCGCAATCGACGCCGCTGTGCGGATTGTGCTGATAGAACAGATGGATCTCGTTGTTGAAGACGCAGAATCCGTTGGGATCGTTCATCCAGCCAAACGGCGGTGCCAAGTGGTAACGGGGGTAATACCTATCTTGCACCTGCCCATGAGTATAAGACACGAATAGGAGTAGAATTACCTTGAGTAAATCCACCATCTTGGCTCTCGTTTGAAACTTCTGTGTGGCCGAATTTTATCGCGCTGCAACTTTTATACCCGATTGATCGCGTTTCGCGACGCAACCTGCGAGTTTACACAGCTGTTCTACTAAAGTCGCTACACGTGTATTCAACCTACCTAGCTACCTACTTAAACGACATTTATCTTTTTCATTGCGTGCTAAATTTTATCTCATTcgtcaatttaaaaaatactgcGTTGATTTTTAAGGCTCCGTACTTCAAAagcaaaaaatggaacccttataggatcactcgtgcgcgCACgacgcgtctgtctgtctgtctgtccatctgtcacagtctattttctccgaaactactggaccaattaagttgaaatttggtacacataatatatgtatgtggCCCAAAAACGGACAATATGTAACGTAatgaaatgaattttaaactttGGGGTCACATTTGGGggttaatgaaaaaaaataaaattttcctaaatatatcgtgttacatattaaatgaATGAGTTCATTATGGGCatctaaaatatatattttctataattttaggatacacggtttagaagttattcaaaatAAAAGACCATTTCCCTCCCTTTATCTCCGACAGAAAGTTCATCACCTATAtataacaggaaaacctattagaaatgtgcatgcagtcaagcgtgagtgtgacttaattacttacttagcttttgatccgacccctattATTCCACTCACGTAGGtatattaacataaaaaaaatgttataaattgtgcaatgtacggaacccttgaaacgggagtccgactcgcacttggccggttttatttttgtgtaaatgaaaaacaataaactattataaaatttaatatactcTAGACTTTTCTCCTCAAATGACTaagttaagtacttacattACTGAGTTTTCTAAGTTTGTAGGCCGTTTGGCCATATAAAGGCCCCGGTAtacaatgggccagcgtggaccagtctgggggacgcatttatgcattagagggagcaagtgatattgctatctcattctaccacatggctgcgtgcgtcccttggagtggccggcgctggcccattgtgtgcAGGGGCCTTTAGGAAGGTTTGTATTTGTTAGGTACAACCCATAGGTACAACCATCAATATTTGTCAAATATCAAAGAGAAAAGAGAAAAACACCGTGTAAaacttttttacaaaaaaagaaaccgacttcaaaaaggtcggcatatatatgtacttaaaaatgatcttatatttttaagtacatatatatgtatgcgTTACAAACTGATATGATATGactgtttgaagtcggtgccaagcctaATTTTGGAGCGTACTATGACTGTTGTGATTAGATCAAATTTTTAAGGATGTAGGTAAAGCccgacaacagtttatttgacactcgccattttgcggattttcaatgCTACCtactaatttcttttactggcaacaagtaGGTACTCTTTGATAACGAACGTTGGatgtcatcgaatgtcaccgatgtaaacaaacggaaaatatctacgaatatattcaaatataaacggttttattacaaaaatgccaaaaaaaattaccaaaGATGCGAAAAAAATTGTAGTGAATGTGTGGGAACACTCGACTGACATCATGTGTTTTGGCAGAAACACGGAATTGTTCTGAAAAGAACAGTTTGCGATCAACTGACACTCTGCGATTAAACAGAGAAACATGACGTGCCCTGACAAGGGCAGTTTTATGTTGCTCTGAGAAGAGCATTTTACGTTGCCCTGATAAGGGCAGTTGCGTGCTCAGAAAAGAGCACTTTTATATTGTCCTGAGAAGGACAGTGTAATATCCGGAGCCTGCAGCATCCTCGTCGATCTCGTCGTGTCTTCCAACCAGCGAGCACGTAGCAGCGGAGCGAGGCACGGCGATGCGACGACACGATGTTAACTCCACGGCGGCCGGCGAGCGAAAGGACACGCGCCGCCGGCGAACTCAGTTTTATTACAGCGCGGCACGCGCCGCGCCTGCGCAGTGGCACGCGCGCGCCCTCTCGCttgcgcccgcgcccgcgcaccgACTATTCTCCATCTCACTCTTTTGTAAATACGTCTCTTTCTTTCATTTCTCAAATTGTGTATAAATATCGTgacttttgtaaataaattattccaTTCTTGTACATAGCAACAAGCGTTTCACTTCTACTTCTACGACCTTCTGATCCACTCATAGCCCTACCTAGCTAAAGTGGTGACCACCGACTCTGGACAAGAAGAATCACAATCAAGAAGATGCTGCTCGCCGACAAAATGTTGGAGCACACGCCAACATCAGCGTCGCACCAAATCGCCGCAGTCTCTACTCCCGCAGTACCAACTTCGCTCCTAACACCTCCACCGTCCACGTCAGCTCTCGACACGCAATACCTCATCGGCGAAATAAGAAGATTGTCACTCGAAGTCGCCGAGCTCCGTTCGAGACCACGCGAAAACTATAGTCAACGCTACAGCCGCTCTCACCGCCGTTTCCCATCGCGATCGCGAAACCATTCGCAATCGCAAGACCGAAGCCCACGCAGCCGCAGAAGCTCGCCGATGCCGTATTGTCATTACCACCGTCGAT encodes:
- the LOC134668363 gene encoding sucrose-6-phosphate hydrolase-like, with the translated sequence MNDPNGFCVFNNEIHLFYQHNPHSGVDCGVAQWGHAKSKDFFHWEHQPIAMRTDKPYDTCGVFSGSALVEDNTIYVFYTGNVKYPGKTPDHQNRQALAWSTDGVTFTKYANNPIITGYIDTPDIRDPKVWEHQGTYYMVLGSSLNDYYNPTSKNIGSIVLYSSNDKFSWNYVSVLAQSNGTFGFMWECPDLFELDGKYVLLFSPQGVEPSGDRYQNLFQTGYLIGDFDYSTLKFTPTSEFVELDHGHDFYATQTTLDNFGRRIVVGWFDMWDRNYPEANDGFTGIMTIPRELRLLNGKLVQIPIAEVSSIRGRQVSTINGYYVLSDKAGEVNVLADGYRNFQLCIESENVKVTISYDAANGKVTLDRGGSDSIRRTDWRPAGRGQLKWRIFVDASSIELFCGEGEVTFSSRFFPEGAVVIYQRGAAVVTVNEILRTMPRPLETVTSDASAESKSLLHEYRDILPQDSGLVKTEVSAGVSTFI